In one window of Brassica rapa cultivar Chiifu-401-42 chromosome A07, CAAS_Brap_v3.01, whole genome shotgun sequence DNA:
- the LOC103830151 gene encoding protein RESTRICTED TEV MOVEMENT 3, which produces MGKPFNKKITWVIKNFSSLKSDQFYSDIFVVDGCKWYIYAYPKGKDNDHLSLFLEVGNYESLPIGWRRHAKYSFTISNQRSEKLSRKHQSQQWFEQKSPGWGRLSIMPLNELHAKDAGFLVNGDLKIVVEIDVLEVVGRLDVTEETSTIIETMDVNGFQILPSHAESVSRMFERHSELASEFRPKNPNLRTAYISFLLSLIETMCQSPQELSQDDLSDAYGAIGFMRDAGFKLDWLEKKLDEVSEKKKNEKSFEAGLQEMEEELRDLKRKYSDMEAVVQKEKVKMSAAKAPLSFDDVV; this is translated from the exons ATGGGGAAGCCATTTAATAAGAAGATAACTTGGGTGATCAAGAATTTCTCCTCTTTGAAATCTGATCAATTCTATTCTGATATATTCGTGGTCGATGGCTGTAAATG GTATATTTATGCCTATCCCAAGGGAAAAGATAACGATCACTTGTCCCTGTTTCTGGAAGTCGGCAATTATGAATCATTGCCTATTGGATGGAGAAGACACGCAAAATATTCATTTACCATATCAAACCAACGTTCAGAAAAACTCTCCAGAAAACATC AATCACAACAGTGGTTTGAGCAGAAGAGTCCAGGCTGGGGTCGTCTATCCATAATGCCCCTTAACGAGCTCCACGCCAAAGATGCCGGATTTCTTGTAAACGGGGATCTCAAAATTGTTGTTGAGATAGATGTTCTTGAAGTTGTTGGCAGATTAGATGTGACAGAGGAAACTTCAACAATAATAGAAACAATGGATGTTAATGGGTTTCAGATTCTTCCTTCACAT GCAGAATCTGTGAGCCGTATGTTTGAAAGACACTCGGAGCTTGCATCTGAGTTCCGTCCAAAGAACCCAAATCTGAGGACAGCTTACATAAGTTTTCTACTCAGTCTAATTGAGACTATGTGCCAGTCTCCGCAGGAGCTCTCCCAGGATGATCTGAGTGATGCTTATGGTGCAATTGGATTCATGAGAGATGCTGGATTTAAGCTGGATTGGTTGGAGAAGAAGCTTGATGAGGTGtcagagaaaaagaagaatgaGAAATCTTTTGAGGCTGGGCTACAAGAAATGGAGGAAGAATTGAGGGACTTGAAGCGGAAGTATTCAGACATGGAAGCTGTAGTGCAGAAAGAGAAGGTGAAGATGTCGGCTGCAAAAGCTCCTCTCTCATTTGATGATGTTGTTTAA